Proteins found in one Campylobacter lari genomic segment:
- the lpxD gene encoding UDP-3-O-(3-hydroxymyristoyl)glucosamine N-acyltransferase, with product MKISEIAKFLGIEYCGEDIEITALNSLNNASFTELSYCDGEKNSKKIASSGAGAILISKEFENLVSKDCIKLVVDNPHLSFALLSKLFAKPLISSEKKNSKIAKSAKIMPNVYIGENVQIADHVVIMAGAYIGDNVSIGEYTIIHPNVVIYNDTKIGKKCHLLANCVIGSDGFGYAHTKNGEHYKIYHNGNVILEDFVEVGACTTIDRAVFESTIIKQGTKIDNLVQVGHNCEVGENCLIVAQSGISGSSILGKNVTMGGQSATSGHLEIGDFATIAARGGVTKNLEGARVYGGFPIMLQKDWLKFQAKIITAFRDKHE from the coding sequence ATGAAAATTAGTGAAATTGCTAAATTTTTGGGTATAGAATATTGTGGAGAAGATATAGAAATTACAGCTTTAAATTCTTTGAATAACGCAAGCTTTACCGAACTTAGTTATTGTGATGGAGAAAAAAACTCTAAAAAAATAGCAAGCAGTGGAGCTGGGGCTATATTGATCTCAAAAGAATTTGAAAATTTAGTTTCAAAAGATTGCATTAAGCTAGTCGTTGATAACCCACATTTATCTTTTGCGCTTTTAAGTAAGCTTTTTGCAAAACCTTTAATCTCTAGTGAAAAGAAAAATTCTAAAATCGCCAAAAGTGCCAAGATTATGCCAAATGTTTATATAGGCGAAAATGTTCAAATAGCTGATCATGTAGTGATAATGGCAGGTGCTTATATAGGTGATAATGTAAGTATAGGTGAATATACTATAATTCATCCAAATGTTGTGATTTATAATGACACTAAAATAGGTAAAAAATGTCATTTGCTAGCAAATTGTGTTATAGGTAGTGATGGCTTTGGTTATGCGCATACAAAAAATGGCGAGCATTATAAGATTTATCATAATGGCAATGTTATTTTAGAAGATTTTGTAGAAGTTGGAGCTTGTACGACTATTGATAGAGCGGTTTTTGAAAGTACTATCATAAAGCAAGGCACAAAGATTGATAATCTTGTTCAAGTAGGGCATAATTGCGAAGTAGGGGAAAATTGTCTTATAGTAGCTCAAAGTGGAATTTCAGGTTCGAGTATTTTGGGTAAAAATGTTACTATGGGTGGACAAAGCGCTACAAGTGGACATTTAGAAATAGGAGATTTTGCTACCATAGCCGCAAGAGGTGGAGTTACTAAAAATTTAGAAGGTGCTAGGGTTTATGGTGGTTTTCCTATTATGCTTCAAAAAGATTGGTTGAAATTTCAAGCAAAAATTATCACAGCTTTTAGGGATAAACATGAGTAA
- a CDS encoding 2-oxoglutarate ferredoxin oxidoreductase subunit beta, translated as MAFNYDEYLRVDKLPTQWCWGCGDGVVLKAIIRAIQKLGWNMDDVCLVSGIGCSGRMSSYVNCNTVHTTHGRAIAYATGIKLANPKKHVIVVSGDGDTLAIGGNHTIHGCRRNIDLTHILINNFIYGLTNSQTSPTTPQGFYTVTAQAGNIDPNFDACELTKAAGASFVARTNVIEANKLENIIFKALSHKGYSFVDVFSNCHINLGRKNKMGEAVSMLDWIKNRCVDKSKFEQLDYEQKADKFPTGILHQDESKAEYCEAYEEVRRALKEKRMVDLGALK; from the coding sequence ATGGCTTTTAATTACGATGAATATTTAAGAGTGGATAAACTTCCAACACAATGGTGCTGGGGTTGTGGGGATGGAGTTGTTTTAAAAGCTATTATTAGGGCTATTCAAAAACTTGGCTGGAATATGGATGATGTTTGCTTAGTTTCAGGTATAGGTTGTAGTGGTAGAATGAGTTCTTATGTAAATTGTAATACAGTACATACTACCCATGGTAGAGCTATTGCTTATGCAACAGGGATTAAACTGGCAAACCCTAAAAAACACGTAATTGTAGTAAGCGGGGATGGTGATACTTTAGCAATTGGTGGAAATCATACCATCCATGGATGTAGAAGAAATATAGATTTAACTCATATTTTAATTAATAATTTTATTTATGGTCTTACAAACTCACAGACTTCACCAACTACCCCACAAGGTTTTTATACTGTTACTGCTCAAGCAGGTAATATAGATCCAAATTTTGACGCTTGTGAACTTACTAAAGCTGCTGGGGCTTCTTTTGTAGCAAGAACAAATGTTATTGAGGCAAATAAGCTTGAAAATATCATTTTTAAAGCTTTATCACACAAAGGTTATAGTTTTGTAGATGTATTTTCAAACTGTCATATTAATCTTGGTAGAAAAAATAAAATGGGCGAAGCTGTAAGCATGCTTGATTGGATTAAAAATCGTTGTGTAGATAAGTCTAAATTTGAACAATTAGACTATGAGCAAAAAGCAGATAAATTTCCTACAGGAATTTTACACCAAGATGAAAGCAAGGCAGAATATTGTGAAGCTTATGAAGAAGTTAGAAGAGCCTTGAAAGAAAAAAGAATGGTTGATTTAGGAGCATTAAAATGA
- a CDS encoding 2-oxoglutarate synthase subunit alpha, with product MREVISTGNVLVAKAAIDCGCKFFGGYPITPSSEIAHELSHMLPKNDGTFIQMEDEISGISVALGASMSGVKSMTASSGPGISLKAEQIGLGFIAEIPLVIVNVMRGGPSTGLPTRVAQGDLFQAKAPTHGDYASIALAPASLEEAYTETIRAFNLAEKYMTPVFLLLDETIGHMNGKAKLPDLEELEIINRKKFTGDKKDYKPYAAGENEAATLNPFFEGYRYHITGLHHGDIGFPTEDGAIVDKNMKRLFGKIKNNTDEICTYEEFMCDDAQFLIIAYGSVARSAKEAILRLREEGLKVGLFRPITLYPVAEKKIAQVVSKFEKVMVSELNMGQYLEEIQRVSKRDDFISLHRANGRPITPSEIIAKVKENM from the coding sequence ATGAGAGAAGTGATATCAACAGGTAATGTTTTAGTAGCAAAAGCTGCGATTGATTGTGGCTGTAAATTTTTTGGTGGTTATCCAATTACTCCAAGTTCTGAAATAGCACATGAACTAAGCCATATGCTACCAAAAAATGATGGTACTTTTATACAAATGGAAGATGAAATTTCAGGTATTAGTGTGGCTTTGGGTGCTTCTATGAGTGGAGTAAAATCCATGACAGCAAGTAGTGGGCCCGGAATTTCTTTAAAAGCTGAGCAAATTGGTTTGGGTTTTATAGCTGAAATTCCACTAGTAATTGTAAATGTTATGAGAGGTGGTCCATCAACTGGTCTTCCAACAAGAGTTGCACAAGGAGATTTATTTCAAGCAAAAGCTCCAACACACGGAGATTATGCAAGTATAGCTTTAGCTCCTGCTTCACTAGAAGAAGCTTACACTGAAACCATTAGAGCCTTTAATTTAGCTGAAAAATACATGACCCCAGTATTTTTACTTTTAGATGAAACCATAGGACATATGAACGGTAAGGCAAAATTACCTGATTTAGAAGAATTAGAAATTATTAACCGTAAAAAATTCACAGGCGACAAAAAAGATTATAAACCTTATGCGGCAGGGGAAAATGAAGCTGCTACGCTAAATCCTTTCTTTGAAGGTTATCGTTATCATATCACAGGACTTCATCATGGAGATATAGGTTTTCCAACTGAAGATGGAGCGATAGTAGATAAAAATATGAAAAGATTGTTTGGTAAGATTAAAAATAATACAGATGAAATTTGTACTTATGAAGAGTTTATGTGTGATGATGCGCAGTTTTTAATCATTGCTTATGGTAGTGTTGCAAGATCTGCTAAAGAAGCTATCTTAAGACTTAGAGAAGAGGGTTTAAAAGTAGGGCTTTTTAGACCAATCACACTTTATCCAGTAGCTGAGAAAAAAATAGCTCAAGTAGTATCTAAATTTGAAAAAGTTATGGTAAGTGAGCTTAATATGGGGCAATATTTAGAAGAAATTCAAAGAGTAAGCAAAAGAGATGATTTTATTAGCTTACACCGTGCAAATGGTCGCCCTATAACCCCAAGTGAAATTATTGCTAAAGTAAAGGAGAATATGTAA
- a CDS encoding 2-oxoglutarate:acceptor oxidoreductase, gamma subunit: MKYQLRFCGEGGQGVITAGEILAKAAIKEGRNAFKASTYTSQVRGGPTKVDIIIDESEIFFPYAVEGEVSFMLSTADKGYHSFKDGVCDGGVIVVEPNLVHPSKEDYARWKIFEIPIITIAKEEVGNVATQSVVALAIAAYMSKCIDIDALKQTMLDMVPAKTKEANAKAFDLGIEYAKKAQVVS, from the coding sequence ATGAAATATCAATTAAGATTTTGCGGTGAAGGTGGACAAGGGGTTATCACTGCAGGTGAAATTTTAGCTAAAGCTGCCATTAAAGAAGGGCGCAATGCTTTTAAAGCTTCTACTTATACTTCTCAAGTTAGAGGTGGACCAACTAAGGTTGATATTATCATTGATGAAAGTGAAATCTTTTTTCCTTATGCAGTAGAAGGTGAAGTTAGTTTTATGCTTTCAACTGCTGATAAGGGGTATCATAGTTTCAAAGATGGTGTTTGTGATGGCGGTGTTATAGTTGTAGAGCCAAATTTAGTTCACCCAAGCAAAGAAGATTATGCTAGATGGAAAATTTTTGAAATTCCTATTATTACTATAGCTAAAGAAGAAGTAGGGAATGTAGCTACTCAATCAGTCGTTGCTCTAGCTATAGCTGCTTATATGAGCAAATGTATTGATATTGATGCATTAAAACAAACTATGCTTGATATGGTACCTGCAAAAACTAAAGAAGCAAATGCAAAAGCTTTTGATTTAGGTATAGAATACGCTAAAAAAGCACAAGTAGTTTCTTGA
- the ilvN gene encoding acetolactate synthase small subunit, translating into MKRRVISVIVLNEHGVLSRVVGLFSGRGYNIESLTVAPLDDKEFSRINIVTLGDEKVFEQIIKQLHKLIPTYKVIDSSDFIEKETALVKIALNENFAGLDAILKAYNGSVTYSDDEFIIVMASDDAKNIDNFLKTMKKYNPISVVRSGSILMEVK; encoded by the coding sequence ATGAAAAGAAGAGTAATTTCTGTCATTGTATTAAATGAGCATGGGGTATTATCACGCGTTGTTGGGCTTTTTTCGGGGCGTGGTTATAATATAGAATCTCTTACTGTTGCACCACTTGATGATAAAGAATTCTCAAGGATAAATATCGTTACTTTAGGCGATGAAAAAGTTTTCGAGCAAATCATAAAACAACTTCATAAACTCATACCTACTTATAAGGTAATTGATTCTAGTGATTTTATAGAAAAAGAAACAGCTTTAGTAAAGATTGCTTTAAATGAAAATTTTGCAGGCTTAGATGCTATATTAAAAGCTTATAATGGCAGTGTAACTTATAGTGATGATGAGTTTATCATAGTAATGGCAAGTGATGATGCAAAAAATATCGATAACTTTTTAAAAACTATGAAAAAGTATAATCCTATTAGTGTAGTTAGAAGTGGTTCTATTTTAATGGAGGTAAAATGA
- a CDS encoding 4Fe-4S binding protein produces the protein MLMVAPENTPVWVDETRCKACNICVSYCPAGVLAMRDEISAVLGQMIEVVHPDSCIGCSECESHCPDFAIFVAKRDEFKFAKLTPEAKERAQAIKENKYKKLNA, from the coding sequence ATTTTAATGGTAGCCCCAGAAAATACACCGGTTTGGGTTGATGAAACAAGATGTAAAGCTTGTAATATCTGTGTTAGTTATTGTCCAGCTGGAGTTTTGGCAATGAGAGATGAAATCAGCGCAGTTTTAGGACAGATGATAGAAGTGGTTCATCCTGATTCTTGTATAGGCTGTAGTGAATGTGAAAGTCATTGTCCTGATTTTGCAATTTTTGTTGCTAAAAGAGATGAATTTAAATTTGCAAAACTTACACCAGAAGCTAAAGAAAGAGCACAAGCTATTAAAGAAAATAAATATAAAAAATTAAACGCATAG
- the ccsA gene encoding cytochrome c biogenesis protein: MRYFFSFAMSFLLMSIYVIACAVATFIENDFGISAAKALIYNNAWFDMLHLLLGLNLIGVILYNKLLQKKKYSILLLHLSFIVILIGAGLTRYFGLEGGMHIREGGISNTIVTREEFIKIIDFDTNSSLEFPISFTPLTQKHFEKIIDLSDQKLTISSTGYTPQKDSITPASLELNIHYKNTNKHIVLNPNFTGKEIMQFNIQGKNFGINWGPREIKLPFALLLEDFILERYLGSMSPSSYTSKIQIIDEQNNIKLDYDIFMNNVLDYGGYRFFQSSYDQDEQGTILSVNKDPGKIPTYIGYTLLILGFLWVLFDKNSRFHRLSIYLKKGQSFVLFILLFANLQTPLFAQENKNEILNLISNLQKNSYEHSLNFARLLAQDHNGRIKPLDTLAMEFVYKITQKEKFLNLHYDQIFLAMMIYPKEFRKIKMIATKTSKLRELIGTDINEKYIAFDDVFDNGVYKLSNYVEEANRKKPSLRTSFDKDLLALDEKINHAYYIYSGQALTIFPDINEQSLKWYSPVQILPFAKEDVERLQMLLVSYFLQVRNGIENNQWQDANEILQSLKDFQNHYGSNVLPPKERLDLEILLNHYNIFDNLTFVYISFALVFFFLSFYTILKNISLSAFVYRFFYIILSICVIIHALALIIRWYVGGHAPWSNAYESMIYIAFACAISAVIFFRKSLLALCGASFLAGISLFVAHLGFMDPQIGNLVPVLKSYWLNIHVSIITASYGFLALCFIIGILSLILFALRGKNKNIDSNIIKLHCVNEMSMIIGLATLTIGNFLGGVWANESWGRYWGWDPKETWALISIVVYTMVLHLRFIFKTYFIFVFTSASVLAFYSILMTYFGVNFYLSGLHSYANGDAFPIPTFVYVLIVLNFVLIISAGRKRDLNTPSF; the protein is encoded by the coding sequence ATGCGTTATTTTTTTTCTTTTGCAATGAGTTTTTTATTAATGAGTATATATGTTATAGCTTGTGCTGTAGCAACTTTCATAGAAAATGATTTTGGTATTAGTGCTGCTAAAGCTTTGATTTACAACAATGCATGGTTTGATATGCTACATTTATTATTAGGTTTAAATTTGATCGGAGTAATATTATATAATAAACTTCTTCAAAAGAAAAAATATTCAATTTTACTCTTACATTTATCATTTATAGTGATTTTAATAGGTGCTGGACTTACTAGATATTTTGGTTTAGAAGGCGGTATGCATATTAGAGAAGGAGGAATTTCTAATACTATAGTTACTAGGGAAGAATTTATAAAAATAATAGATTTTGATACAAATTCAAGTTTAGAATTTCCTATTAGCTTCACACCACTTACTCAAAAACATTTTGAAAAAATCATTGATTTAAGCGACCAAAAACTAACTATAAGCTCTACTGGCTATACCCCACAAAAAGACTCTATTACTCCTGCTAGCTTAGAATTAAATATCCATTATAAAAATACAAATAAACATATAGTTTTAAATCCAAATTTCACCGGCAAAGAAATAATGCAATTTAATATACAAGGTAAAAATTTTGGTATCAACTGGGGGCCAAGAGAAATTAAGCTTCCTTTTGCATTACTTTTAGAAGATTTTATACTAGAACGCTATTTAGGTTCTATGAGTCCATCTTCTTATACTTCAAAAATTCAAATCATAGATGAGCAAAATAATATTAAATTAGATTATGATATTTTTATGAATAATGTTCTTGATTATGGCGGGTATAGATTTTTTCAAAGTTCTTATGATCAAGATGAGCAAGGCACTATACTTTCAGTCAATAAAGATCCTGGTAAAATCCCTACTTATATAGGTTATACATTATTGATTTTAGGATTTTTATGGGTTTTATTTGACAAAAACTCAAGATTTCATCGTTTAAGCATTTATTTAAAAAAAGGTCAAAGTTTTGTATTGTTTATTTTGCTTTTTGCAAATTTACAAACTCCACTTTTTGCACAAGAAAATAAAAATGAAATTTTAAATTTAATCTCGAATTTGCAAAAGAATTCCTATGAGCATTCTTTAAATTTTGCAAGATTACTTGCGCAAGATCATAATGGTAGAATCAAACCTTTAGATACTTTGGCAATGGAATTTGTTTATAAAATCACTCAAAAAGAAAAATTTTTAAATCTTCACTATGATCAAATTTTTCTAGCAATGATGATTTATCCTAAAGAATTTAGAAAAATCAAAATGATAGCTACAAAAACAAGCAAGCTAAGAGAATTAATAGGCACAGATATAAATGAAAAATACATAGCATTTGATGATGTGTTTGATAATGGGGTATATAAGCTTAGTAATTATGTAGAGGAAGCTAACCGCAAAAAGCCCTCGCTAAGAACTAGCTTTGATAAAGATTTGCTAGCTTTAGATGAAAAAATAAATCATGCATATTATATTTATAGTGGTCAAGCTTTAACTATTTTTCCTGATATTAATGAGCAAAGTTTAAAATGGTACTCACCGGTACAAATTTTACCTTTTGCAAAAGAAGATGTAGAACGTTTGCAAATGCTTTTAGTTAGCTATTTTTTACAAGTTCGCAATGGTATTGAAAATAATCAATGGCAAGATGCAAATGAAATTTTACAATCTTTAAAAGACTTTCAAAATCATTATGGAAGCAATGTTTTACCGCCAAAAGAAAGATTAGATCTTGAAATATTGCTTAATCATTATAATATCTTTGATAATCTAACTTTTGTTTATATTAGCTTTGCATTAGTATTTTTCTTCTTAAGTTTTTATACTATATTAAAAAATATTTCTTTATCTGCCTTTGTATATAGATTTTTTTACATCATTTTAAGCATATGTGTAATCATACATGCACTAGCTTTAATCATTCGTTGGTATGTAGGTGGACACGCTCCTTGGAGTAATGCTTATGAAAGTATGATTTATATAGCTTTTGCTTGCGCGATAAGTGCTGTGATATTTTTTAGAAAATCTCTTTTAGCTCTATGTGGCGCGAGCTTTTTAGCAGGTATTTCACTTTTTGTAGCTCATCTTGGATTCATGGATCCTCAAATTGGAAATTTAGTACCTGTCTTAAAATCTTATTGGCTTAATATTCACGTGTCTATTATAACGGCAAGCTATGGATTTTTAGCACTATGTTTTATTATAGGTATTTTAAGTTTAATTCTTTTTGCTTTAAGGGGTAAAAATAAAAATATAGATTCAAATATCATCAAACTACACTGCGTTAATGAAATGTCTATGATAATAGGACTTGCAACGCTTACAATAGGAAATTTTTTAGGCGGAGTTTGGGCCAATGAAAGCTGGGGAAGGTATTGGGGTTGGGATCCAAAAGAAACTTGGGCTTTGATTTCTATTGTAGTTTATACTATGGTATTACACTTAAGATTTATTTTTAAAACTTATTTTATTTTTGTTTTTACAAGTGCTAGTGTTTTAGCCTTTTATAGCATATTAATGACTTATTTTGGAGTAAATTTTTATCTCTCTGGGCTTCATTCTTATGCAAATGGTGATGCTTTTCCTATACCAACTTTTGTGTATGTTTTGATTGTGCTTAATTTTGTTTTAATTATAAGTGCAGGGAGAAAACGAGATTTAAATACGCCTAGTTTTTAA
- a CDS encoding acetolactate synthase large subunit produces MKELNGSQMICEALKEENVKVVFGYPGGAALNIYDEIYKQTHFKHILVRHEQAALHSADAYARMSGEVGVAVVTSGPGFTNTVTGLATAYSDSIPLVLISAQVANSLIGTDAFQEIDAIGISRPCVKHNYLVKNIKELPKILKEAFYIATTGRKGPVHIDIPKDVTAAIGKWHYPKEISMKTYKPTYKGNIKQIKKLVSLIKNAQKPLFYLGGGCIASNASDELRELIHFCQIPAVETLMALGTLRSDDELNLKMAGMHGSYCANIALSECDLLIAVGARFDDRITGKTSEFAKGAKIVHIDIDPSSISKIIEAHFPIVGDIKSVILDTLEELKKESFDNTKYQEWFKTLQRYQQLYPLIYEDSDEVLKPQWVIEECARLAPDARIITDVGQHQMWVAQFYPFNYARQLATSGGQGTMGYSLPAALGAKLAVGKEVVVNFVGDGSFLMNIQELMTASAYGIKVINIILNNSFLGMVRQWQSMFYKERFSNTDLTSQPDFITIAKGFHCEGCNVFNKEEFQKAFKAALESKKTYILNVAIDRYEDVLPMVPAGGAIYNMILPSYKNKDKK; encoded by the coding sequence ATGAAAGAGCTAAATGGCTCGCAAATGATTTGTGAAGCATTAAAAGAAGAAAATGTTAAAGTAGTTTTTGGTTATCCTGGTGGTGCGGCTTTAAATATTTATGATGAAATTTATAAGCAAACTCATTTTAAACATATCTTAGTTAGACACGAGCAAGCAGCCTTGCATAGTGCTGATGCTTATGCTAGAATGAGTGGTGAGGTTGGTGTGGCAGTAGTTACAAGTGGACCTGGTTTTACTAATACAGTTACAGGTTTAGCTACTGCTTATAGTGACTCTATACCTTTGGTTTTAATTTCAGCTCAAGTTGCAAATTCTTTAATAGGAACTGATGCCTTTCAAGAAATCGATGCTATAGGTATTTCAAGGCCTTGTGTAAAGCATAATTATTTAGTAAAAAATATCAAAGAATTACCTAAAATTTTAAAAGAAGCTTTTTATATTGCTACAACAGGTAGAAAAGGGCCTGTGCATATTGATATACCTAAAGATGTTACTGCAGCTATAGGTAAATGGCATTATCCTAAAGAAATTTCTATGAAAACTTATAAGCCAACTTATAAAGGAAATATCAAGCAAATTAAAAAATTAGTAAGTTTGATTAAAAATGCTCAAAAACCTTTATTTTACCTAGGTGGAGGTTGTATAGCTTCTAATGCTAGTGATGAATTAAGAGAATTAATTCATTTTTGTCAAATTCCTGCAGTTGAAACCTTGATGGCTTTAGGAACTTTAAGAAGTGATGATGAGCTTAATTTAAAAATGGCAGGTATGCATGGGAGTTATTGTGCAAATATTGCTTTAAGTGAGTGTGATTTACTCATTGCTGTGGGTGCTAGGTTTGATGATAGGATTACCGGTAAAACAAGTGAGTTTGCCAAGGGTGCAAAAATCGTTCATATTGATATAGATCCAAGCTCTATTTCTAAAATCATCGAAGCACATTTTCCTATAGTTGGGGATATTAAAAGTGTTATTTTAGATACCTTAGAAGAATTAAAAAAAGAAAGTTTTGATAATACAAAATACCAAGAATGGTTTAAAACTTTACAAAGATATCAACAGTTATATCCTTTAATCTATGAAGATAGTGATGAAGTTTTAAAACCTCAATGGGTTATAGAAGAATGTGCTAGATTAGCTCCTGATGCAAGAATAATTACCGATGTAGGGCAGCATCAAATGTGGGTAGCGCAATTTTATCCTTTTAATTATGCAAGACAACTTGCAACAAGCGGTGGACAAGGAACTATGGGTTATTCTTTACCAGCTGCGCTTGGAGCTAAATTAGCTGTGGGTAAAGAAGTGGTGGTAAATTTCGTAGGCGATGGTTCTTTTTTAATGAATATACAAGAGCTAATGACAGCAAGTGCTTATGGAATTAAAGTGATTAATATCATTTTAAATAATTCTTTTTTAGGCATGGTAAGACAATGGCAAAGTATGTTTTATAAAGAAAGATTTTCTAATACAGATTTAACAAGTCAACCTGATTTTATTACTATTGCTAAAGGTTTTCATTGCGAGGGTTGTAATGTCTTTAACAAAGAAGAATTTCAAAAAGCTTTCAAAGCAGCCTTAGAATCTAAAAAAACTTACATTTTAAATGTGGCTATAGATCGTTATGAAGATGTATTACCTATGGTGCCTGCAGGTGGAGCTATTTATAACATGATTTTACCTAGCTATAAAAACAAGGATAAAAAATGA